The following is a genomic window from Ignavibacteriota bacterium.
CAACACCCCGGTCGACTACGAATCGCTGAACAAGCTCGGCACGATCATGGGATCGGGCGGCATGGTGGTGATGGACCAGGACAACTGCATGGTGGATGTCGCGAGATACTTTGTGGAGGTCACGTACTCGGAATCCTGTGGCAAATGTACCCCCTGTCGTGAGGGGCTTGCCCAGGCGCTTGCGATCCTGAACAAGATCACCCGCGGTGAAGCCACCATGGACGACCTGGACACGCTCGAGCGGCTTGCGTACGTCATCCGCGATGCATCCCTCTGCGGACTCGGACAGACGAGTTCGAACCCTGTCCTGAGCACACTCCGGTACTTCCGTGATGAGTACGAGAAGCACATCATTCAGAAGCGGTGCAAGGCCGGCGTGTGCGAAAACCTGTTCATGGCGCTCTGCGAGAACAGCTGTCCGCTGCACATGAACATCCCCGGCTATCTGCAACTCCTGAAAGAGGAACGCATCGAGGAGGCGTTCGAGTTGACCCTGCGCGACAATCCGCTGCCGGGCACTGTCGGCCGCATCTGTTACTTCCATTGTATGATGCGCTGCCGCAGGGACATGCTGGATGAGCCTGTGTCGCAAGGCGAGATCCACCGCTATCTGGCGGATACGATGTACAAGATGGGCAAGGAGAAAGAGATCTACCAGCGGCTGATCCGCGAGAAACTCTCCCCCACCGGCAAGAAGATCGCCATCATCGGTGCCGGCCCGGCCGGACTCACCGCGGCGTATTTCCTCGTCCGGCTCGGGCACGAGGTCTCGGTGTACGACAGCCACCCGAAAGCGGGCGGCATCCTGCAGTACGGCATCCCGGCCTACCGGCTCCCCAAGGACGGCTTGAACAAGGAACTCGAGCTGTTCAAGAAACTCGGCGTGAAGTTCGTGTTCAACACCCGTATCGGGACGGATATCTCGATGAAATCGCTCCAGAAGGCGAACGACATCATCTTCATCGCGGTCGGTGCGCAGAAGGACGTGGAACTGGAAATCCCGGGCAGGACCCTGAAGGGGGTCATGCAGGGGTACGAATTCCTCGAGGAGTTCGCCCTCGGCAAGAAACTCCCGATCGGCAAGCGCGTCGTGGTCGTCGGCGCCGGCAACGTCGCCATCGATGCGGCACGGTCGTGCCTGCGCCTCGGCGCCGACGTCACGGTGGTGTACCGCCGCGACAGGGATGAGATGCCCGCGAACGAGCACGAGATCAAGGACGCGATGGATGAGAACATCAGGTTCCTGTTCATGTCGGCCCCCCACCGGATCATCGGCGATGTGAAGGGCCGCGTCACAGGACTGGAAGTGCGGAAGATGAAGTTCGATGGGCTTGACGCCACCGGCCGGAAGCGTCCCGTGGAAACGGGCGAGACCACGATCGTGGAGTGCTCCACCGTCATTCTTGCGATCGGCGAGAAGGTGGAATTCGAGGCGGGCAAGGAGATCGCGCTCGAACTCCGGAAGAACGGCACCATCCGAGCCCATCAACCGGCGTACCAGACCAACGTCGCAAAGGTCTATGCCGGCGGCGATGCGGTGACGGGCCCCGCCACCGTTTCCGAGGCGATGGGTATCGCCCGCAGTGCCGCCGAAGCGATCGACTTCCAACTGATGAAGGAGCGGAGATTCCACCGGTTGTTCCGCGACTTCAAATACAGGGACGAGATCATCACTGAACCGGATATTGCGAAGAAGGTGGCGCCCAAGAAGCTCGCCGTGAAGGAGCGCATCGCCAGCTTCCAGGAAGTGCTGGCCGGCTATTCGGGCGAACAGGCCATGCAGGAAGCGGTACGCTGCCTGCGGTGTGATGTGAAATGCCAGGAAGTGGAGGAAGAATGACCATGGAAACGACAATGATCAACGCCCGTATCAACGGCACCGAATGCCGGGTTCCTCAAGGGATGACCATCCTCGACGCCTGCAAGGTGGCGGGGTTCCGGGTTCCCACCCTCTGCTTCATGGCCGATGTCGCGAAGAATGCCTCATGCGGCGTGTGCCTGGTGGAAGTGAAGGGGGCCCGATCGCTTGTCCGGGCCTGTACGGCATGCGTGTTCGACGGCATCGAGATCATCACCAACTCCGCCCGGATCCGCGATGCCCGCAAGACCAACGTGGAGCTGTTGCTGGCGAACCATCCCAAGGACTGCCTGTCGTGTATCCGCAACCAGAACTGTGAGTTGCAGAGGATCTCGGCGGAACTCGGTGTGGTGCACAGTAGGTTCGTGCAGACCCGCAAGCAGATGCCGCAGGATGTCAGTTCACCGTCGCTGGTGCGTGATCCGAACAAGTGCATCCTGTGCGGGCGGTGCATCGCGGTCTGCAGCACCGTGCAGACCGTGCATGCCATCGGGCTCTCCCAGCGCGGGATCCGGACGCGGGTGTCCACCTATATGGAGAAGGGACTGGGCAATGTTGCCTGCACCAACTGCGGGCAGTGTGCGCTGGTCTGTCCCACGGCCGCGATCGTGGAGCGGGACGATACCGATGCGGTCTTCGAAGAATTGATGGACCCCGAGAAGATCGTGGTGGTGCAGACCGCACCTGCGATCCGCGTCGGCATCGGCGAAGCCATGGGCATGGGTGCCGGAGCGCTGGTGACGGGACAGATGGTCGCGGGATTGCGGCGGCTGGGATTCGCCAAGGTGTTCGACACCCAGTTCACCGCGGACCTGACGATCATGGAAGAGGCGCATGAACTGCTGCACCGCATCACGACGAAAGGCCCGTTGCCCATGGTGACCTCCTGTTCGCCGGGGTGGACCAAGTTCGCCGAGCATTTCTTCCCGGAGGCGCTCCCCCATCTCTCCACCTGCAAGTCGCCGCAGCAGATGTTCGGCGCCATTGCCAAGACGTACTATGCGAACAAGATGGGGATCGATCCACGGAAGATGGTCGTCGTCTCGGTCATGCCGTGCACGGCAAAAAAGTATGAGGCGCGGCGTCCCGAGATGATGAGCGCATTCGAGCATTGGAAGGACAAGCGCGCGTGGTCAGGGGCCGACGCATTCTACGACGTCGACTATGTGCTGACCACGCGAGAACTCGCCCGGATGTTCCAGGAGTCCGGTGTCCAGTTCGCAACATTGCCTTCGGAAGAGTTCGACCATCCGCTCGGAGAGTCCACGGGCGCTGCGGTGATCTTCGGCGCGACCGGCGGGGTGATGGAAGCGGCCTTGCGCACGGCGTATGAGGTGGTGACCGGGGATGCCCTGAAGGACCTGAACTTCACCGCGGTGCGTGGGATGGAGGGCATCCGTGAGGCAGAAGTGGATCTGAAAGGGACGCGGCTGAAGGTGGCCGTTGCGCACACGCTGGGAAATGCCCGTAAGTTGCTCGAGCAGATCCAGCGCGGCGAGTCGCCGTACGCCTTCATAGAGGTGATGAGCTGTCCGGGCGGCTGCCTGGGTGGCGGCGGACAGCCGATCCCGACCACGTGGGAGACGAGGCGGAAGCGGGCGGAATCGATCTACGCAGAGGACCTCGGCAAGCAGATCCGGAAGTCGCATGAGAACCCGGCGGTGGCGGCATTGTATAAAGAGGTGCTCAAGGCGCCACTGGGTGAGCTTTCCCACCACCTCCTGCACACACACTACGAAAAGCGCGGGGTGTTCGTGTGGAAGAATGGTGGGAACGGGAATGGTCACGGCAACGACCCCGGCCAGAAGGAGAAGATCCTTCACGGCACAAAATAGCCGGTCTCGCTCCATCGATCGGTGACAGGAATGACGGCCATCCCGTTGGCACTGCGGGGTGGCCGTTGTTTGTTGTGCACCCGGATCACGCCGGGGATATCTCCGTCCCACGCTTCCCGCGGAGTGCCCATGCAAGCAGCAGAACAGCAGCGAGGACTCCTGTACAAGCACCCAGACCAAGCGCGACTGCCGGTCCCGATGCACTCCACAGGATGCCGGCAAGAAGGGATGCCGGAAAGAGTCCGATCCCGACGATCATCGCGTGAAGGCCGATCGCCGATGCGCGGAGCTCCGGTGGGGCGAGTTCCGCGATGACCGCCTTCTCGACACCATCGGTTGCCGCGCTGTAAAGACCATACACGATGAACAACACCCAGGGGATCCAGTCCTTTCCGGTTTCGCCGGCGAAAGCAAAGCCCGCATAGACCACCGCGTACAGGAGATACCCTGCGGCCACGACCCACCGCCGGCCGATCCGGTCGGACCAGCGCCCCACGGGATAGGAAAGCCCTGCGTATGCGAGGTTGTACACCAGATAGAGGAGGATGATCGTCGCGGGGGAATACCCGAAGTCCGCCGCCCGCAAGAGCAAGAACGTATTCGAAGAATTTCCTAACGTGAACAGTAGCGCAACACCGAGGAACCGCTTGAGCGCAGGGGGAAGCGTATGCCACGACGCGAGAGTGACCGGCTTCCGGAGGGTTGTGCTCTGCCGGGGTTCGGTAACGAAGAAGAGCAGCACGACCCCGAGGACTGCGGGAACCACCGACCAGAGGATGACCGAAGCATAGTCACCCGGCTTCATCGTGAGAAACCACCATGCGAGGATCACGCCGAGCGCAGCCCCGATGGTGTCCATGGCCCGGTGGAGGCCGAACGCTTTGCCGATCTCACCTTTCACTGCGCTCTCGGCGATGAGCGCGTCACGAGGGGCTGTCCGGATCCCCTTCCCTATCCGGTCCAGGAGGCGACCGCCAAAGACCACCGTCCAGCTTCCTGCCAGATACAGGACACCCTTTCCGACCGCCGAGGTGCCATAGCCGATGATCGCAAAGGCCCTTTTCTTTCGGAGGCGGTCAGACGCCATCCCCGAGATGAGCTTCAAGATGCTCGCAGTGCTCTCGGCGATGCCCTCGATCAATCCCAGCACGGCGGGCCCGGCCCCGAGCGTGGCGGTCAGGAAGAACGGTATGAGCGGATAGACCATCTCCGAGGAGATGTCGGTCAGCAACGATGTAAGGCCGAGTATGAAGATCGTTCGCATAGAGTCTCGAAGCGGTCAACACTTCGCCATCCTCACCGTGCATCCTCTTATGGATCTTCCTGCCGGCGCGAACGGACACCACAGAGCTGGTACCGAGCGAAGCATAGGGCACAACGACAGAGGCTCCCGGAACGTCCCGGGAGCCTCTGTCGAACCCTTAATGCGATGTACCCGCCGGCACACGCAACTTGCCGCCGGCATCCTGGATCACTCTCCTTTTCCACTCCACGCTGTACCCCGGCTGCACGACCTTCGGATTCACCTGTCCGGTCACCCTGGACTTCACGTTCCCATCCATGTATTTCACGAACAGGGTCCGATAGAGTTCCTTCCACGCGGTGAACGTGGCCTGGCCCCGGGCAACAGAAAAATCGGTCAGAAATTGCACGGCAGCACTCTTGCTCGTTTTCGTGAGCTCAAGCGCCGCCTTGTCGATGGCCGGGACCAGCGCCATGTACTTCTGCTCGAGTTCCGCCTGCCGTGTGCGGACATCCGCACTGATAAGGTTGAACCGCGTGTACGAGAGGTTCGCCACCTGATTGAACACCCAGAACGCGGCGCTGTCGGAGTATTCCATCATGGCGCCATTACCAACCTCAAATGCATGTGGCACTGCGGTCATGCTGCAGTACATCGGCGTGTACACCGTATGATAGATATCATCCACCCCGAACCAGAGGATGCCGCCAATGTGATCCGGCAGCCACGACCGGCCCTGGGCGACGAAGGAAAAGCCGGTCTGCTGAGTCGCGATAGCACGTTCGTTCAGGTACTGCAGCGAATCCACCGTCCACGTCAGCGGGCGCCAGCGGTAGGGGCAACCGAATGGCCCCGCGCCGGCATCTTTGCTCATGTCGAATTCCGTCCCCTGGTAGTAATCACGCATCAATTCCATGACATCGTGCACGTCCACCTTCCGGTCGGGGGTGATCCACAGCGGCATCCGGTTGGCGAGATCCGTACCGCGTGCGTACTCCAGATACCTGTCCATTCCGGCCGCAACCCTGTTGAACACCGCCCACACCCGGGCTTCGCAGAAGCGCGCCGCTTCGAAGTCGAGCGGCGCATACGTGTCGGAGAAACTGAACTCCGCATCCTTCCCCGAGAAGAAGCCACGCTCACGGGCGACGGAGATGACATCTGGCGCGTACAGGCAATTCAGTGTGTCCTTCAGCGGGAAGGTCGTGATACGTGCATGATTCGCGTGTCCGGAGATGCTGCCGTCCGGTATCCGGCGCGCGACCCACACAGCGCCGGTCTTGCCCGGCCCCTTGCCTATCATCTCCAGGATCCAGACCTCGCGGGCATCGCTGATGGAGAACGACTCCCCGGAACTCCCGTAGCCGTACTGCGCAACGAGCGTGGTCATCACATGGATGGCCTCGCGCGCAGAGCGTGAACGCTGGAGAGCGATGTACATGAGGCTGCCGTAATCAATGACCCCGGTGGAGTCCGCAAGTTCGGGCCGGCCTCCGAAAGTGGTCTCGCCGATGGAGACCTGATACTCATTCATATTGCCGACCACCGCGTAGGTGTGCGCGGCCTGCGGGATCCGTCCACGAAACGTTCCGCCGTCC
Proteins encoded in this region:
- a CDS encoding FAD-dependent oxidoreductase, which produces MKIRDGAALERVARIGRAKVLPDVPKISVGAGTCGIGMGAHDVYEALVHAVKAHRVKIEVNKVGCFGFCAEEVLVNCYIPGQPLVVLHRVTPKDAEGIVEGIMRGMTPLKKALCKIENWDFFTTQVAFGTGLGSVPAWNEVPFFKGQKKIVLREAGLIDPEDIEEYIGVGGYSALHKALTHMTPDTVLEEVQKSKLRGRGGAGFPTAVKWEMMKKVSTDKKYIICNADEGDPGAYMNRNEIESDPHALIEGMALGAYVMGASEGIMYVRAEYPLAVQRFKKAVADARERGLLGKNIFGSTFSFDLSYVEGAGAFVCGEETALIASIEGRAGRPIPRPPYPAQKGLWGKPTNINNVETWINVPVIITIGGDEFAKFGTPTSTGTKVFSLVGKVKNTGLVELPLGTPLATIIYQMGEGTGNKKKVRAVQTGGPSGGCVPVEHFNTPVDYESLNKLGTIMGSGGMVVMDQDNCMVDVARYFVEVTYSESCGKCTPCREGLAQALAILNKITRGEATMDDLDTLERLAYVIRDASLCGLGQTSSNPVLSTLRYFRDEYEKHIIQKRCKAGVCENLFMALCENSCPLHMNIPGYLQLLKEERIEEAFELTLRDNPLPGTVGRICYFHCMMRCRRDMLDEPVSQGEIHRYLADTMYKMGKEKEIYQRLIREKLSPTGKKIAIIGAGPAGLTAAYFLVRLGHEVSVYDSHPKAGGILQYGIPAYRLPKDGLNKELELFKKLGVKFVFNTRIGTDISMKSLQKANDIIFIAVGAQKDVELEIPGRTLKGVMQGYEFLEEFALGKKLPIGKRVVVVGAGNVAIDAARSCLRLGADVTVVYRRDRDEMPANEHEIKDAMDENIRFLFMSAPHRIIGDVKGRVTGLEVRKMKFDGLDATGRKRPVETGETTIVECSTVILAIGEKVEFEAGKEIALELRKNGTIRAHQPAYQTNVAKVYAGGDAVTGPATVSEAMGIARSAAEAIDFQLMKERRFHRLFRDFKYRDEIITEPDIAKKVAPKKLAVKERIASFQEVLAGYSGEQAMQEAVRCLRCDVKCQEVEEE
- a CDS encoding iron hydrogenase small subunit; protein product: METTMINARINGTECRVPQGMTILDACKVAGFRVPTLCFMADVAKNASCGVCLVEVKGARSLVRACTACVFDGIEIITNSARIRDARKTNVELLLANHPKDCLSCIRNQNCELQRISAELGVVHSRFVQTRKQMPQDVSSPSLVRDPNKCILCGRCIAVCSTVQTVHAIGLSQRGIRTRVSTYMEKGLGNVACTNCGQCALVCPTAAIVERDDTDAVFEELMDPEKIVVVQTAPAIRVGIGEAMGMGAGALVTGQMVAGLRRLGFAKVFDTQFTADLTIMEEAHELLHRITTKGPLPMVTSCSPGWTKFAEHFFPEALPHLSTCKSPQQMFGAIAKTYYANKMGIDPRKMVVVSVMPCTAKKYEARRPEMMSAFEHWKDKRAWSGADAFYDVDYVLTTRELARMFQESGVQFATLPSEEFDHPLGESTGAAVIFGATGGVMEAALRTAYEVVTGDALKDLNFTAVRGMEGIREAEVDLKGTRLKVAVAHTLGNARKLLEQIQRGESPYAFIEVMSCPGGCLGGGGQPIPTTWETRRKRAESIYAEDLGKQIRKSHENPAVAALYKEVLKAPLGELSHHLLHTHYEKRGVFVWKNGGNGNGHGNDPGQKEKILHGTK
- a CDS encoding MFS transporter; translated protein: MRTIFILGLTSLLTDISSEMVYPLIPFFLTATLGAGPAVLGLIEGIAESTASILKLISGMASDRLRKKRAFAIIGYGTSAVGKGVLYLAGSWTVVFGGRLLDRIGKGIRTAPRDALIAESAVKGEIGKAFGLHRAMDTIGAALGVILAWWFLTMKPGDYASVILWSVVPAVLGVVLLFFVTEPRQSTTLRKPVTLASWHTLPPALKRFLGVALLFTLGNSSNTFLLLRAADFGYSPATIILLYLVYNLAYAGLSYPVGRWSDRIGRRWVVAAGYLLYAVVYAGFAFAGETGKDWIPWVLFIVYGLYSAATDGVEKAVIAELAPPELRASAIGLHAMIVGIGLFPASLLAGILWSASGPAVALGLGACTGVLAAVLLLAWALRGKRGTEISPA
- a CDS encoding C69 family dipeptidase, encoding MLRRSTMAAITALALCVATPDARACTNILVTKGASKDGSTMITYAADSHTLYGELYFHPAATYAAGTILDIVDWDGGTFRGRIPQAAHTYAVVGNMNEYQVSIGETTFGGRPELADSTGVIDYGSLMYIALQRSRSAREAIHVMTTLVAQYGYGSSGESFSISDAREVWILEMIGKGPGKTGAVWVARRIPDGSISGHANHARITTFPLKDTLNCLYAPDVISVARERGFFSGKDAEFSFSDTYAPLDFEAARFCEARVWAVFNRVAAGMDRYLEYARGTDLANRMPLWITPDRKVDVHDVMELMRDYYQGTEFDMSKDAGAGPFGCPYRWRPLTWTVDSLQYLNERAIATQQTGFSFVAQGRSWLPDHIGGILWFGVDDIYHTVYTPMYCSMTAVPHAFEVGNGAMMEYSDSAAFWVFNQVANLSYTRFNLISADVRTRQAELEQKYMALVPAIDKAALELTKTSKSAAVQFLTDFSVARGQATFTAWKELYRTLFVKYMDGNVKSRVTGQVNPKVVQPGYSVEWKRRVIQDAGGKLRVPAGTSH